One Indicator indicator isolate 239-I01 chromosome Z, UM_Iind_1.1, whole genome shotgun sequence genomic window carries:
- the RPS6 gene encoding 40S ribosomal protein S6, whose translation MKLNISFPATGCQKLIEVDDERKLRTFYEKRMATEVAADSLGEEWKGYVVRISGGNDKQGFPMKQGVLTHGRVRLLLSKGHSCYRPRRTGERKRKSVRGCIVDANLSVLNLVIVKKGEKDIPGLTDTTVPRRLGPKRASRIRKLFNLSKEDDVRQYVVRKPLNKEGKKPRTTAPKIQRLVTPRVLQHKRRRIALKKQRTQKNKEEAAEYAKLLAKRMKEAKEKRQEQIAKRRRLSSLRASTSKSESSQK comes from the exons atgaaa ctcAACATCTCTTTCCCAGCCACTGGCTGTCAGAAACTTATTGAAGTGGACGATGAGCGCAAGCTGAGAACATTCTATGAGAAACGGATGGCCACAGAGGTCGCAGCTGATTCTCTTGGTGAGGAGTGGAAG GGATATGTTGTCCGTATCAGTGGTGGCAATGACAAACAAGGCTTCCCCATGAAGCAAGGTGTCCTGACCCATGGGCGTGTCCGCCTTCTGCTCAGCAAGGGCCACTCCTGCTATCGTCCCAGAAGAACTGGAGAGAGAAAACGCAAATCTGTCCGTGGTTGCATTGTTGATGCCAACCTGAGTGTTCTGAACTTGGTGATAGTAAAAAAGG GTGAAAAGGATATTCCTGGGCTGACAGACACGACTGTGCCTCGGCGTCTTGGTCCCAAGAGGGCAAGCAGAATACGGAAGCTCTTCAACCTGTCAAAGGAGGACGATGTTCGCCAGTATGTTGTGAGGAAGCCTCTGAACAAAGAGG gcaagaAGCCCAGGACTACGGCTCCAAAGATACAGCGGTTAGTGACTCCTCGCGTTCTGCAGCATAAGCGCAGGCGCATTGCGCTGAAGAAGCAGCGCACTCAAAAGAacaaggaggaagcagcagagtATGCGAAGCTCTTGGCCAAGAGAATGAAG GAGGCTAAGGAGAAACGCCAGGAGCAGATTGCAAAGAGGCGCCGGCTTTCTTCCTTGAGAGCTTCTACATCTAAGTCTGAGTCAAGTCAGAAGTAA